In a genomic window of Nostoc sp. UHCC 0870:
- a CDS encoding CPBP family intramembrane glutamic endopeptidase: protein MVEQHKQEPEIPYLTRTQVLVAMGVTAILLWIIARLWLRFGNFLLFEWHWYPRDFLLGIGVGLFITGISGIAYRLWLPYRKSADYYLELVLKPLIWPDLIWLGLLPGLSEELLFRGVMLPALGLDHLAVIGSSVCFGILHLSGPQQWPYVIWATIIGIILGYSALWSGNLLVPIVAHIMTNWISSCLWKIQQP from the coding sequence GTGGTAGAACAACACAAACAAGAACCAGAAATTCCATACTTGACACGAACCCAAGTGCTAGTCGCTATGGGAGTCACGGCAATTCTGTTGTGGATAATCGCTAGGCTGTGGTTGCGCTTCGGTAACTTTTTGCTATTTGAATGGCACTGGTATCCTAGAGATTTTCTCTTAGGAATAGGTGTAGGGTTATTCATCACAGGTATAAGTGGTATAGCTTATCGTTTGTGGCTACCATACCGCAAAAGTGCGGATTATTACTTGGAATTGGTACTGAAACCCTTAATTTGGCCTGACTTAATTTGGTTAGGTTTATTACCGGGATTAAGTGAAGAATTATTATTTCGCGGTGTCATGTTACCCGCTTTAGGACTAGATCATCTAGCAGTAATCGGATCTAGTGTCTGCTTTGGTATTTTGCATCTTAGCGGCCCTCAACAATGGCCTTATGTAATTTGGGCAACTATTATTGGGATAATCCTAGGATACAGCGCACTTTGGAGTGGCAACTTGCTCGTGCCAATTGTCGCTCACATTATGACCAATTGGATTTCTAGCTGCTTGTGGAAAATTCAGCAGCCATAA
- the tnpA gene encoding IS200/IS605 family transposase: MNYHFVFVPKRRKPVLVKDVARRLQEIIFDLVTEHGWKLIALEVQPDHVYFFINAPTHESPADIARWVKGRASNYLRKEFPQLKKLPSLWTPTYFVATTGQVSCEVVKKYIENQRGK; this comes from the coding sequence TGTACCAAAGCGTAGAAAACCCGTATTAGTTAAAGACGTTGCTAGGCGATTACAAGAAATCATCTTTGATTTGGTTACTGAGCATGGATGGAAATTAATTGCGCTTGAAGTTCAACCCGACCATGTTTATTTTTTTATTAATGCACCGACCCATGAATCACCCGCAGATATTGCTAGGTGGGTTAAGGGTAGGGCATCAAATTACTTAAGAAAAGAATTTCCACAATTAAAAAAACTACCCTCCCTGTGGACACCAACTTACTTTGTTGCAACAACTGGGCAAGTGAGCTGCGAGGTGGTTAAAAAGTACATTGAAAATCAACGTGGTAAGTGA
- a CDS encoding Uma2 family endonuclease — translation MSVAQDLQPVAGIIFPPGDIESDLPIEDIIFPPGDIESHEPPLESDLHLRQIILLLQCLELWWQNRNDFYAAGNLTIYYSQRQLKSEEFRGPDFFVVRGCEKKPRKSWVIWQEDGKYPNIIVELLSPSTKATDKSLKKQIYQDIFRTPEYFWFDPNNLEFVGFHLVDAHYQPIEPNPQGWLWSQQLDLYLGVQNNQLRYFTAQGELVPTPEELAAQEKRRADEEKQRAEQEKQRAEQEKQRAERLAAKLRELNIDPDIL, via the coding sequence ATGTCAGTCGCCCAAGATTTACAACCAGTAGCAGGTATAATATTTCCACCAGGAGATATTGAAAGTGACCTACCAATAGAAGATATAATATTTCCGCCAGGAGATATAGAAAGTCACGAACCACCATTGGAAAGCGATTTACATTTACGCCAAATTATTCTGTTATTACAATGCTTAGAATTGTGGTGGCAAAACCGCAATGACTTTTATGCTGCGGGAAATTTGACAATATACTATAGCCAACGTCAACTTAAATCAGAAGAATTTCGCGGACCTGATTTTTTTGTCGTGCGAGGATGTGAAAAAAAACCGCGCAAAAGTTGGGTAATCTGGCAAGAAGACGGTAAGTATCCCAATATTATTGTTGAGTTACTGTCACCTTCCACAAAAGCCACGGATAAAAGCTTGAAAAAGCAAATCTATCAAGATATCTTTCGCACACCGGAATATTTTTGGTTTGACCCCAACAATTTAGAATTTGTCGGTTTTCATTTAGTAGATGCTCATTACCAACCTATAGAACCAAATCCCCAAGGTTGGTTATGGAGTCAGCAGTTAGATTTATATTTGGGTGTACAGAATAATCAATTACGCTATTTTACGGCACAAGGGGAGTTAGTGCCGACACCGGAAGAACTAGCAGCACAGGAAAAACGGCGTGCAGACGAAGAAAAGCAACGTGCTGAACAAGAAAAACAGCGTGCTGAACAGGAAAAGCAACGTGCTGAACGCCTAGCCGCTAAGTTGCGGGAGTTAAATATTGACCCGGATATTTTATAA
- the thyD gene encoding thylakoid membrane protein ThyD: MKIAITGATGFVGSRLVERLQQQSHQILILTRNTTFARKVFPAEVFTNVEIVAYTPTTSGAWQDAIAGCDGVVNLAGEPIAEKRWTPEEKQAILNSRQIGTQKIVESIAKADPKPRVLVNASAIGYYGTSETATFDESSPSGKDFLAKVCQAWEAEAQKVKDAGVRLVILRFGIVLGLGGALGKMITPFKLFAGGPIGSGRQWFSWIHIDDLVSLIVQALTKSDMEGVYNATAPNPVRMNDLSQTMGEVMNRPSWLPVPGFALEALLGDGAIVVLEGQQVLPKLTLETGFEYQYPKLQPALKDILH; this comes from the coding sequence ATGAAAATAGCAATTACTGGCGCAACTGGATTTGTGGGCAGTCGTTTGGTGGAAAGACTCCAGCAACAAAGTCATCAAATATTGATATTAACGAGAAACACTACTTTTGCTCGCAAGGTGTTTCCAGCAGAAGTTTTTACTAATGTAGAGATTGTTGCCTACACACCCACTACATCCGGTGCTTGGCAAGATGCCATTGCAGGCTGTGACGGCGTAGTTAACTTAGCCGGCGAACCAATAGCCGAGAAACGTTGGACACCAGAAGAAAAACAAGCAATCCTCAATAGCCGACAGATAGGTACACAAAAAATCGTCGAATCTATAGCCAAAGCTGACCCTAAGCCTAGGGTGTTAGTTAATGCTTCCGCCATTGGCTATTACGGCACTAGTGAAACCGCTACCTTTGATGAAAGTAGCCCATCTGGTAAAGATTTTCTGGCTAAAGTTTGCCAAGCTTGGGAAGCAGAAGCCCAAAAAGTGAAAGATGCTGGTGTCCGCTTAGTAATTTTGCGCTTTGGGATTGTACTGGGATTGGGTGGGGCTTTAGGTAAAATGATCACCCCATTTAAACTGTTTGCTGGGGGGCCGATTGGTAGCGGTAGGCAGTGGTTTTCCTGGATTCATATAGACGACTTGGTAAGCTTAATTGTGCAAGCCCTCACAAAGTCAGACATGGAAGGAGTGTATAATGCTACTGCTCCTAATCCTGTACGGATGAATGATTTAAGCCAAACTATGGGGGAAGTGATGAATCGTCCCTCCTGGCTACCTGTTCCTGGATTTGCCTTAGAAGCACTGTTAGGAGATGGTGCGATCGTCGTGTTAGAAGGGCAACAAGTTCTACCTAAACTGACTTTAGAGACTGGGTTTGAATATCAGTATCCTAAGTTACAACCAGCCTTGAAGGATATTTTACATTAG
- the fraD gene encoding septal junction protein FraD: protein MNAFLKDIFGIFRIFEDVYERLKKILIPPQAYSWQTLIYLSVFSGVISSFAEGYVRDIIALCGWLFLIAGTAWYTTDDPLKVPGTYMPVGAVITGFLVAVFAFGNQKNLFTPMTIVLWPTIAALITAIPEFIEGSDIDSKARIPKPEARQKIIILVGSCMVISCWLQFYFVIDKWLQEYPSLLADDFQNSTFVITREEPEKVPANGVLILNQLQPLVEGQISEKPWSQVERWLLEANVRVGQLGKEILDNNLSGIREKELWRIEPRVANTKSGYILDLLSIWIGPSSSAKGYFLKKSCRIEPLATSRNRNTSSSVAEDKIAVAEINCDRTISIKRDTPPPQQ from the coding sequence ATGAACGCATTTCTTAAAGATATTTTCGGGATATTTAGAATATTTGAAGATGTTTATGAACGTCTGAAAAAGATATTAATTCCCCCCCAGGCTTATTCTTGGCAAACTTTAATTTATTTAAGTGTTTTTTCTGGTGTGATATCGTCTTTTGCTGAAGGTTATGTCAGAGATATCATTGCCCTTTGTGGTTGGTTATTTTTAATTGCTGGCACAGCTTGGTATACAACTGATGATCCTCTAAAAGTTCCAGGTACTTATATGCCTGTAGGGGCAGTAATTACTGGATTTTTAGTTGCTGTTTTTGCATTTGGTAATCAAAAAAATTTGTTTACACCAATGACAATTGTTCTTTGGCCAACAATAGCGGCATTAATTACAGCAATTCCAGAATTTATTGAAGGGAGTGACATTGATTCTAAAGCTAGAATTCCTAAACCAGAAGCTCGACAAAAAATTATTATTTTGGTCGGTAGTTGTATGGTTATTAGCTGCTGGCTACAGTTCTATTTTGTCATCGATAAATGGTTGCAGGAATATCCTAGCTTACTAGCAGATGATTTCCAAAATAGTACCTTTGTAATCACAAGAGAAGAACCAGAAAAAGTACCAGCTAATGGTGTTTTGATACTTAATCAACTACAACCATTAGTTGAAGGACAAATATCTGAAAAACCTTGGTCACAAGTCGAAAGATGGCTGCTAGAGGCCAATGTAAGGGTAGGACAATTAGGTAAAGAAATTTTGGATAACAATTTATCAGGAATTAGAGAAAAAGAACTATGGCGTATTGAGCCGCGTGTTGCTAATACTAAATCTGGTTATATCTTAGATTTGCTGAGTATTTGGATAGGCCCAAGTTCTAGTGCTAAAGGTTATTTTTTAAAGAAATCATGTCGGATTGAACCGCTAGCAACATCAAGAAATCGTAATACAAGTAGTAGTGTAGCAGAAGATAAAATTGCGGTTGCAGAAATTAACTGCGATCGCACGATTTCAATCAAGCGAGACACACCACCACCGCAGCAGTGA
- a CDS encoding 2Fe-2S iron-sulfur cluster-binding protein has protein sequence MSTTYTVEILHQGKTHTLQVPEDKTILSVADELGLDLPSSCNAGVCTTCAGQIVTGTVDQTEGMGVSPDLQKQGYVLLCVAYPRSDVKIETEKEDIVYQKQFGK, from the coding sequence ATGTCTACAACTTACACCGTTGAGATTCTTCACCAAGGCAAAACCCACACATTACAAGTGCCTGAAGATAAAACCATTTTATCAGTTGCCGATGAGCTAGGGCTAGATTTACCCAGTTCTTGCAACGCGGGTGTCTGTACCACTTGCGCTGGCCAAATTGTTACCGGAACTGTGGATCAAACTGAGGGGATGGGAGTCAGTCCAGACCTGCAAAAACAAGGTTACGTATTGCTTTGTGTAGCTTATCCCCGTTCTGATGTGAAAATTGAAACAGAAAAAGAAGACATTGTTTATCAGAAGCAATTCGGTAAATAA
- a CDS encoding carbohydrate ABC transporter permease, whose amino-acid sequence MHKKSAQSWLDNDTFAAWTFLTPALILLGLFVIWPIAYLCYLSFTAGSFTSTGTYWVGLKNYWRLILNPDFWQVLGNTVYFTVATLIPSLVIPIGLAVLLNRSIVLRGFLRSAYFLPSIISLVAAGLGFRWLFQSTGPVNGFLSLFGIQAIAWLGDTFWAMPVLIILSVWKQLGFNMVVFLAGLQAIPFSRYEAAELDGANGWQQFWYVTLPGLRPTLIFATITTAIFTLRSFEQVYVVTGGGPLNTTNLLVYYIYQEAFAQFDFGYAAAAATVLLAFTLVLVYLQLQSWGEES is encoded by the coding sequence ATGCACAAAAAATCTGCTCAGTCATGGTTAGATAATGATACATTTGCCGCCTGGACTTTTCTCACACCTGCGCTAATTTTATTAGGTTTATTTGTTATTTGGCCAATTGCCTATTTGTGTTACCTCAGCTTTACTGCTGGTAGTTTTACTTCTACAGGTACTTATTGGGTAGGTTTGAAAAACTACTGGCGTTTAATCCTCAACCCCGATTTTTGGCAGGTTCTGGGTAACACAGTTTATTTTACCGTTGCCACTTTAATTCCTAGTTTAGTTATTCCTATAGGTCTAGCAGTCTTATTAAATCGCTCTATAGTCCTACGGGGTTTTCTGCGGAGTGCTTATTTTTTACCTTCTATTATTTCTTTAGTGGCTGCTGGGTTAGGATTTCGTTGGTTATTTCAGTCCACTGGCCCCGTCAACGGATTTTTAAGTTTGTTTGGTATTCAGGCTATTGCTTGGCTAGGAGATACATTTTGGGCAATGCCTGTATTAATTATTTTGAGTGTGTGGAAACAACTCGGTTTTAATATGGTGGTGTTTTTGGCAGGCTTGCAAGCCATTCCCTTTAGTCGCTATGAAGCAGCAGAACTAGACGGTGCTAATGGTTGGCAACAATTTTGGTATGTCACTTTACCGGGATTGCGACCAACTTTAATTTTTGCCACAATTACGACTGCTATTTTTACTTTGCGGAGTTTTGAGCAAGTGTATGTAGTCACAGGTGGTGGCCCCCTAAATACTACTAATTTGCTGGTTTACTACATTTATCAAGAAGCTTTTGCTCAATTTGATTTTGGTTACGCCGCCGCCGCCGCTACAGTATTATTAGCTTTCACCCTTGTATTAGTCTATTTGCAATTACAAAGTTGGGGCGAAGAGTCTTAA
- the purN gene encoding phosphoribosylglycinamide formyltransferase gives MIVRPDFTSSLVSPSVNTHQFTEVTPLKLGIMASGSGSNFEAVAQAIEDKQLNAQIQVLIYNNPSAKAANRAANRGVEAVLLNHREYKNREAFDQEIVNTLRRYDVDWVILAGWMRVVTSVFIDAFPKRIINIHPSLLPSFKGIHAVEQALEAGVKITGCTVHLVCLEVDSGQILMQAAVPILPDDTAETLHARIQVQEHTILPQAIALAAQRKLDTPLISIRNS, from the coding sequence ATGATCGTCCGCCCTGATTTTACCTCTAGCCTTGTTTCTCCCAGCGTTAATACTCATCAATTTACTGAAGTAACTCCTTTAAAATTGGGAATTATGGCTTCTGGTAGTGGGAGTAATTTTGAAGCAGTTGCCCAAGCTATTGAAGACAAGCAACTCAATGCCCAAATTCAAGTTTTAATTTATAATAATCCGTCGGCTAAAGCAGCAAATAGAGCGGCTAATAGAGGTGTAGAAGCTGTTTTGTTGAATCATCGTGAATATAAAAATCGTGAAGCATTTGACCAAGAAATTGTCAATACTTTGCGGCGATATGATGTAGATTGGGTAATTTTGGCTGGTTGGATGCGAGTTGTCACGTCAGTATTTATTGATGCCTTTCCCAAGAGAATTATTAATATTCACCCCAGTTTATTGCCTAGCTTCAAAGGTATTCACGCTGTAGAACAAGCCTTAGAAGCTGGGGTAAAAATCACTGGCTGCACAGTGCATTTAGTTTGTTTAGAAGTAGATAGTGGGCAAATATTAATGCAAGCTGCCGTGCCAATCTTACCAGATGACACGGCGGAAACACTACACGCCAGGATTCAAGTTCAAGAGCATACGATACTACCACAGGCGATCGCACTAGCAGCACAAAGGAAATTAGATACACCACTTATATCAATTCGTAATTCGTAG
- a CDS encoding ABC transporter permease, with amino-acid sequence MTKILVIAKNVFQEVVRDRILYIIGFYALVLAVANRALPEYAASTEDKMFLDFGIAAMSAISIIVAVFIGTGLINKEIEKRTILLLIAKPVSRGEFITGKFFGLSAVLAILIASMTAIYLLFLQLGNIPYSMASILIAAVFLCLQLAVMTAVAITFGVFTSSLLAVALTFAVYLMGNITQNLVQLSRMSRNPVMEGISQGLYLILPDLSRLDLKNDAVYGLQAIPDMGTLLGNGVYGLIYITLLLAIAIFIFSRREF; translated from the coding sequence ATGACCAAAATATTAGTAATTGCAAAGAATGTATTTCAGGAAGTGGTACGCGATCGCATCCTGTATATTATCGGTTTTTATGCTTTAGTCTTGGCTGTGGCTAACCGCGCTTTACCTGAATATGCAGCTAGTACCGAAGACAAAATGTTTTTAGACTTTGGTATAGCAGCGATGAGTGCAATTAGTATAATTGTTGCTGTGTTTATTGGCACAGGATTAATTAACAAAGAAATTGAAAAACGTACCATTTTATTATTGATTGCTAAACCTGTTAGCCGTGGGGAATTTATCACGGGTAAATTTTTTGGTTTATCGGCTGTATTGGCTATTTTAATTGCTAGTATGACAGCTATTTATCTACTATTTTTGCAGTTGGGTAATATTCCCTACTCAATGGCCAGCATTTTAATTGCAGCAGTTTTTTTATGCTTGCAATTAGCTGTCATGACTGCTGTGGCTATCACATTTGGTGTATTTACTAGTTCTTTGTTAGCCGTGGCTTTAACATTTGCCGTGTATTTAATGGGGAATATTACTCAAAATTTAGTCCAACTGAGTCGGATGAGTCGTAACCCTGTAATGGAGGGTATTAGTCAAGGTTTATATCTGATATTGCCAGATTTATCTCGACTAGATTTAAAAAATGATGCTGTTTATGGTTTGCAAGCAATACCGGATATGGGTACATTGCTTGGTAATGGAGTGTATGGCTTAATATACATTACCTTGTTATTAGCGATCGCTATTTTTATATTCTCACGGCGAGAATTTTAA
- a CDS encoding cob(I)yrinic acid a,c-diamide adenosyltransferase — translation MTRNGIGIRTAQVRSERLTGQIHVYDGVGKGKSQAALGVVLRSIGLGINTPNNSNRVLLLRFLKGPERDYDEDGAIAALQRGFPHLIDQVRTGRAEFFGVEQITAFDREEAARGWDVAKGAIASGLYSVVVLDELNPVLDLGLLSVDEVVQTLKAKPQELEIIATGRAAPQQLLDIADLHSEMKPQHHPTAKQLLMNGIEIYTGAGKGKSTSALGKALQAIGRGINHPGSTRVLIMQWLKGGSGYTEDAAIAALRQSYPEVVDHQRCGRDAIVWRNSRQELDYVEAERGWEIAKIAIASGLYKTIILDELNPTVDLELLPVDPIVQALLRKPRDTEIIITGRCQNQPAYFDLASIHSEVYCHKHYANHGVELKRGVDF, via the coding sequence ATGACAAGAAACGGTATCGGTATTCGCACAGCACAAGTGCGTTCAGAACGGCTGACTGGCCAAATACACGTATATGATGGTGTGGGCAAAGGGAAATCCCAAGCTGCTTTAGGGGTGGTTTTGCGCTCGATTGGTTTGGGGATCAACACACCGAATAATTCCAACCGGGTTTTACTGCTGCGGTTTTTAAAAGGGCCAGAACGGGATTATGACGAAGATGGAGCGATCGCTGCTTTACAGCGCGGATTTCCCCATTTAATTGATCAAGTCCGCACCGGGAGAGCAGAATTTTTTGGCGTAGAACAAATTACAGCCTTTGACCGCGAAGAAGCAGCACGGGGTTGGGATGTCGCCAAAGGCGCGATCGCGTCTGGTTTATATTCCGTCGTCGTTTTAGATGAACTTAACCCCGTCCTCGATTTAGGTTTACTCTCAGTTGATGAAGTAGTGCAGACACTCAAAGCTAAACCCCAAGAGTTAGAAATCATCGCCACCGGACGCGCTGCGCCGCAACAACTACTAGATATTGCGGATTTACACTCAGAAATGAAACCGCAACATCATCCTACGGCCAAACAATTATTGATGAATGGGATTGAAATTTATACAGGCGCAGGTAAAGGTAAATCTACCAGTGCTTTAGGGAAAGCCTTACAAGCCATAGGTAGAGGTATCAATCACCCAGGCTCAACCCGTGTATTAATTATGCAGTGGCTCAAAGGTGGTAGCGGCTATACAGAAGATGCAGCGATCGCCGCCTTGCGACAATCATATCCTGAAGTCGTCGATCATCAACGCTGCGGTCGAGATGCGATCGTCTGGCGCAATTCTCGGCAAGAATTGGACTATGTAGAAGCTGAACGGGGTTGGGAAATTGCCAAAATTGCGATCGCTTCTGGCTTATATAAAACAATCATCCTCGACGAACTCAATCCCACCGTTGATTTAGAATTACTTCCCGTTGATCCCATTGTCCAAGCTTTACTCCGCAAACCCCGCGACACCGAAATTATTATTACCGGTCGCTGCCAAAATCAACCCGCCTACTTTGATTTAGCCAGCATTCACTCAGAAGTTTATTGTCACAAGCACTATGCTAACCACGGCGTAGAACTCAAACGAGGAGTAGATTTTTGA
- the fraC gene encoding filament integrity protein FraC: MFEDVVFPRIFPVGVILFNFLFFLIAIPLEGYVFHRRLNFDKKSSIFYAIAVNLFSGVLGWLMFFYVEPRLPVQLRTELINYVLFNILKSTSTQGVLVFTTITIFFGTFLMKFFLLRFLVFSLSEDLGKKQEDKPLLTRLKFSFLSKAQFQNTNLVTTTIIANSLSYTAITLILWIRTLKIFSSSI, encoded by the coding sequence ATGTTTGAAGATGTTGTTTTCCCTAGAATTTTCCCAGTTGGTGTGATTCTGTTTAATTTTCTGTTCTTTTTGATTGCTATTCCCCTAGAAGGTTACGTTTTTCACAGAAGGTTAAATTTTGATAAAAAATCGAGTATCTTTTATGCGATCGCAGTCAATTTATTTTCTGGTGTTCTTGGTTGGTTGATGTTCTTTTATGTAGAACCTAGATTACCAGTTCAGCTTAGGACTGAGCTAATTAATTATGTTTTGTTTAATATTTTAAAGTCCACTAGTACCCAAGGCGTTTTAGTTTTCACTACTATCACAATTTTCTTTGGGACATTTTTGATGAAGTTTTTTCTCTTGAGGTTTTTAGTCTTTTCATTAAGTGAAGACCTAGGAAAAAAGCAAGAAGACAAACCTCTACTTACGCGCTTGAAATTTAGCTTTCTCAGTAAGGCACAATTTCAAAATACTAATTTAGTTACTACTACAATTATAGCAAATTCATTGAGTTATACGGCTATCACACTGATTTTATGGATAAGGACTTTAAAAATATTTTCCTCATCAATATAA
- a CDS encoding DUF3326 domain-containing protein — protein sequence MNRPYTAILIVPTGVGAAIGGYAGDAIPVARLIAQVCDRLITHPNVLNGASLYWNISNAFYVEGYGLDKFAAGCWGLRPVRNNKIGLLLDQGIEPELRLRHLQAADAARATLGLTLTNYVITDAPLNVELRSSPSGASWGTIGNPDSLLRGAETLIKKAGAEAIAVVARFPDNMDEEAAQNYRLGQGVDPIAGAEAVISHLVVRNLQIPCAHAPALAAEPPAPNLSPRSAAEELGYTFLPSVLVGLSRAPQFILEKRLTESLQTDIWAEQVDALIMPATACGSSALLSLSQKPCQIITVEENQTQIKVSSQSLGIKSIQVNSYLEAVGLLVAHKAGINPASLIPKIYPLVET from the coding sequence ATGAACCGTCCCTACACTGCTATTCTCATTGTCCCAACTGGCGTTGGTGCAGCCATTGGTGGCTATGCCGGGGATGCTATACCCGTTGCTAGATTAATAGCACAGGTTTGCGATCGCCTGATCACTCACCCTAATGTTCTCAATGGTGCAAGTTTGTACTGGAATATCTCCAATGCTTTCTATGTAGAAGGCTACGGGCTTGACAAATTCGCTGCTGGGTGCTGGGGTTTGCGTCCTGTACGTAATAATAAGATAGGTTTACTTTTAGACCAAGGCATTGAGCCAGAGTTAAGGCTGCGACACCTACAAGCAGCCGATGCAGCACGGGCAACTCTGGGCTTGACCTTAACAAATTATGTAATTACTGATGCACCATTAAACGTAGAATTGCGGTCTTCTCCATCAGGTGCGAGTTGGGGAACAATTGGCAACCCAGATAGTTTATTGCGAGGTGCGGAAACATTAATTAAGAAAGCAGGAGCAGAAGCGATCGCAGTTGTTGCCCGTTTCCCCGATAATATGGATGAGGAAGCAGCGCAAAACTATCGCCTAGGTCAAGGCGTAGACCCCATTGCCGGAGCAGAAGCCGTAATTAGCCATTTAGTAGTCAGAAACTTGCAAATTCCTTGCGCCCATGCACCAGCTTTAGCTGCTGAACCTCCCGCGCCAAATTTATCACCGCGATCGGCTGCGGAAGAATTAGGTTATACTTTTTTACCAAGCGTACTCGTAGGATTAAGTCGCGCCCCACAATTTATCTTAGAAAAGAGATTAACTGAATCTCTCCAAACAGATATTTGGGCAGAACAAGTAGATGCTTTAATTATGCCAGCCACTGCCTGTGGTAGTAGTGCATTACTCAGCCTCAGCCAAAAACCATGTCAAATCATCACCGTGGAGGAAAATCAAACTCAAATCAAAGTCTCATCCCAATCATTAGGGATAAAATCAATACAAGTAAACTCATATTTAGAAGCAGTAGGTCTATTAGTAGCCCATAAAGCAGGCATTAACCCAGCTTCCCTAATTCCTAAAATATATCCTTTGGTAGAGACGTGA
- a CDS encoding ABC transporter substrate-binding protein — translation MQYKLCRFLLLLLVGILSVTGCQTIRSGVEGNRVTHITFWHGVNPPPNRDVLQRLVDKFNQTHPNIQVESLYVGQQDQQMPKILAAVVGNAPPDLLWFNPTITGQLVELGALISVDEMLSKSPIKEEIDPTLYSSMEYQGKLWSVPFATNNVGIFYRPSLFQAAGIKAIPRTWEEFRQVAKQLTRDVDGDGRIDQYGMFLPLGKGEFTVFTWLPFMWSGGGELVSGDGHSAAGVMLPENQSAIAALQFWRNLVEDGSTMLSSPERGYETDPLLSGKVAMQINGPWNLGQLQTTDIDFGVFPLPVHQNPATSIGGENLFFFKTTPERQKAAFKFAEYTMSEEFQTEIALAAGYLPINLKSRESTRYQEFVQKLPQVKVFLEQAKYGRSRPIFPGYNRISDSIGRAVEAVVLGKSSPQAALQASQQRLDLIFK, via the coding sequence TTGCAGTATAAGCTTTGCCGTTTCTTGCTGTTACTGCTGGTAGGAATACTATCTGTCACTGGATGTCAGACTATACGCTCTGGAGTGGAAGGGAATCGAGTTACACATATCACTTTTTGGCATGGGGTAAATCCGCCGCCTAACCGGGATGTATTACAAAGGCTGGTTGATAAATTTAACCAAACTCACCCCAATATTCAGGTAGAGTCGCTGTATGTGGGTCAGCAAGATCAGCAAATGCCGAAAATTTTGGCGGCTGTTGTAGGTAATGCACCACCTGATTTATTGTGGTTTAATCCCACTATCACAGGTCAATTAGTCGAACTGGGTGCGTTGATTTCTGTAGATGAGATGCTGTCCAAATCTCCAATTAAGGAGGAAATTGACCCCACTCTATATTCATCGATGGAATACCAAGGCAAACTTTGGTCAGTTCCCTTCGCTACGAATAATGTGGGCATTTTTTACCGTCCAAGTTTATTTCAAGCAGCAGGTATCAAAGCCATACCCCGCACTTGGGAGGAGTTTCGCCAAGTTGCCAAGCAATTAACTCGTGATGTTGATGGTGATGGACGAATAGACCAGTATGGAATGTTTCTGCCTTTAGGGAAGGGAGAATTTACGGTGTTTACTTGGCTACCATTTATGTGGAGTGGTGGCGGCGAATTGGTAAGTGGGGACGGACACAGTGCAGCAGGTGTGATGTTGCCAGAAAATCAAAGTGCGATCGCAGCGTTGCAATTTTGGCGTAATCTAGTCGAAGATGGTTCGACAATGCTATCTAGTCCAGAACGAGGTTATGAGACAGACCCCCTACTGTCTGGAAAGGTAGCAATGCAAATCAACGGCCCTTGGAATTTAGGACAATTGCAGACAACTGATATTGATTTTGGGGTATTTCCGCTACCTGTTCATCAAAATCCAGCTACCAGTATTGGCGGCGAAAATCTCTTCTTTTTTAAGACAACACCAGAACGCCAAAAAGCTGCGTTTAAGTTTGCTGAATATACAATGAGTGAAGAGTTTCAAACAGAAATTGCATTGGCAGCAGGTTATTTACCGATTAATTTAAAGTCGCGTGAAAGTACAAGATATCAAGAATTTGTGCAGAAATTACCACAAGTAAAGGTATTTTTAGAACAGGCAAAATATGGGCGTAGTCGTCCGATTTTTCCTGGTTATAATCGTATTTCAGATAGCATAGGTAGAGCAGTTGAAGCTGTTGTGTTGGGTAAAAGTTCTCCTCAAGCAGCATTGCAAGCTAGTCAGCAACGTTTAGATTTAATTTTCAAGTGA